TTCGTCATTCCCGTGAAAGCGGGAATCCAGTGTTTTAATTGGTTAGGCATGGACTGGATTCCCGCCTGCGCGGGAATGACGAGTTTTTATATCGTCATCATGAAGAAAAGGGATACAAAATGAAATATACCGGCCGCGTCTGGAAGTTCGGAGACCATATTGACACCGATGTCATCATCCCAGCCCGTCATTTAACCACTTCGGATCCGAAGGAATTGGGCAGCCATTGTATGGAAGATGCTGATCCTGATTTTGTGAAGAAGGTCCATAAGGGAGATATTATTGTTGCCGGTAGAAATTTCGGGAGCGGTTCTTCCCGGGAGCATGCCCCTATTGCCATCAAAGCCGCCGGCATTTCCTGCGTGATTGCCGAAAACTTCGCCCGGATCTTTTATCGAAACGCCTTTAATATGGGGCTTCCGATATTTGAATCCCCGGAAGCCGCCCAAACGATTAAAACCGGGGATGTTGTGGTGGTTAATGCCGAAACCGGCCTGATTGAAGATCGAACCTTAAAGAAAAAATTTCAAGCCGAACCTATTCCTCCGTTCATGCAGGAATTGATCGATGACGGGGGGCTGGTTGCCCATATCAATAAAAAGGCCCAAGGCCCAGAGCCCAAGGTACAGGGCCAAAAATCAAAGAGGTAAGGGAAAAACCATGAAAAAAACATATCTGATTGCAGTCATTTCAGGAGACGGCACCGGACCAGAAGTGGTGGCCGAAGGTTTAAAGGTGCTTAAGGCCGTAGGTCAAAAGGAGAAGCTCTCTTTTCATTTCATCCCTTTTGATCTGGGCGGCGAGCGCTATTTAAAGACCGGGGAAATCCTGCCGGATTCGGTCCTGGAAGAATTAAAGAAGGTCAACGCCATTTATCTCGGGGCCATTGGCCATCCGGGGGTAAAACCGGGTATTTTGGAGAAGGGTCTGTTGTTAAAACTGCGATTTGATCTGGATCAGTATATCAACCTGCGACCGGTTATTCTCTATCCCGGAGTGGACACCCCTTTAAAAAATAAGGGAGCGGCCGATATCGATTTTGTAGTGATTCGGGAGAACACCGAAGGTCTGTATGCCGGGGCCGGTGGATTTTTGAAAAAAGGGACTGCCGATGAGGTGGCTATCCAGGAATCCATTAATACCCGTAAAGGCGTGGAACGGTGTATCCGCTATGCCTTTGATTTTTGCCGCCGTCGGAATAAAAAACGGAAACTGACCCTCTGCGGCAAGACCAATGTCCTGACCTTCGCCTTTGATCTCTGGGAGCGGGCTTTCAAGGATGTGGCGAATGAATACCCGGACATCACCACGGATTAC
The sequence above is drawn from the Deltaproteobacteria bacterium genome and encodes:
- a CDS encoding 3-isopropylmalate dehydrogenase, which produces MKKTYLIAVISGDGTGPEVVAEGLKVLKAVGQKEKLSFHFIPFDLGGERYLKTGEILPDSVLEELKKVNAIYLGAIGHPGVKPGILEKGLLLKLRFDLDQYINLRPVILYPGVDTPLKNKGAADIDFVVIRENTEGLYAGAGGFLKKGTADEVAIQESINTRKGVERCIRYAFDFCRRRNKKRKLTLCGKTNVLTFAFDLWERAFKDVANEYPDITTDYAHVDAVCMWMVKNPEWFDVIVTDNMFGDIITDLGAMIQGGMGIAAGGNINPQGVSMFEPIGGSAPKYSGKNIINPLAAIGAAQMMLAHLGLDPAAQRVDKAIRMVVKNNIKDLTAGKMGFSTQEVGDLVVSYL
- a CDS encoding 3-isopropylmalate dehydratase small subunit, with the protein product MKYTGRVWKFGDHIDTDVIIPARHLTTSDPKELGSHCMEDADPDFVKKVHKGDIIVAGRNFGSGSSREHAPIAIKAAGISCVIAENFARIFYRNAFNMGLPIFESPEAAQTIKTGDVVVVNAETGLIEDRTLKKKFQAEPIPPFMQELIDDGGLVAHINKKAQGPEPKVQGQKSKR